The Pseudomonas sp. G2-4 genome window below encodes:
- a CDS encoding DNA-binding response regulator: protein MDDGRYERQAAASSDTLPHILLIDDVPEDIRATLILLKAQPWRISLASDAHQGYQRALAMRPDLIVLDVHMPQMDGFSLCRLLREAPATRQTPILFLSSANSSFERLEGLTVGGVDYIPKSCAPEEVLARIKIHLQLTWRAPPTRQDSATEAEPEGDEIVLRAAMRLIEQHLDDMPSLVQLAQKVGTHEKRLSRIFREHLGLTVFAYIRDARLRRGQDLLSESAMSVQDVAELIGFRNACNFTTAFRQRIGMTPSQFRQQTQGIADTESAGRA from the coding sequence ATGGACGACGGACGATACGAAAGGCAGGCAGCTGCGTCATCCGACACGCTGCCGCATATTCTGCTTATCGACGATGTTCCGGAGGATATCCGTGCAACGCTCATCCTCCTGAAGGCGCAACCCTGGCGCATTTCCCTGGCCAGCGATGCCCACCAGGGCTATCAGCGCGCCCTGGCAATGCGTCCGGATTTGATCGTGCTGGATGTGCACATGCCGCAAATGGACGGTTTCAGCCTATGCCGGCTGCTGCGCGAGGCACCGGCGACCCGCCAGACACCCATTCTGTTTCTGTCTTCGGCCAACAGCTCATTTGAGCGTCTGGAAGGGCTGACCGTCGGCGGCGTCGATTACATCCCCAAGTCCTGTGCGCCCGAAGAAGTGCTGGCGCGTATCAAGATCCACCTGCAATTGACCTGGCGCGCGCCGCCGACCCGCCAGGACAGCGCGACGGAAGCGGAACCGGAAGGCGACGAGATCGTGCTGCGCGCTGCGATGCGCCTGATTGAACAACACCTCGACGACATGCCTTCCCTGGTGCAGCTGGCGCAAAAAGTCGGCACCCATGAGAAACGCCTGTCCCGGATATTTCGCGAGCATCTGGGCCTGACCGTGTTCGCTTACATTCGCGATGCGCGGCTGCGGCGCGGCCAGGATTTACTCTCCGAAAGTGCCATGAGCGTGCAGGATGTCGCCGAATTGATCGGCTTTCGCAATGCCTGCAACTTCACCACGGCCTTCCGCCAGCGAATCGGCATGACGCCCAGCCAGTTTCGCCAGCAAACCCAGGGCATCGCTGATACAGAGTCGGCCGGGCGCGCCTGA